The uncultured Fretibacterium sp. genome includes the window GTTTCTGGAATTCGGCCTTCTCAAAGCGGTCGTTCAACGGATTTTCCAGCGCCTTAGGCTTATTGCCATCCTCAAACATGGCTTTCAGCAGGCTGTCGTCATAGATGGCCTGTATCAGCGCATGGACGCCCTCTTCGATAGGCTTCAATGCCTCTGGCAGTGGAGCAAGATTCCCAGCCTGCAGGTCCTCGCGGTACTCCCTGGTGACGTTATCGTCCTCGTCCACGTAGTTGTTGCGGACCAGGTACTGATAGATAGCCCGCGCCTGGCGGTCGTCCACCTTGACGGTCCGGCCGTCCAGTTTGATGCTCCTGCCGGAGAAATACTCGATTGTGGCTTTGCGTGGGCGGTCATACAGCACCGCTTCCGTCTGCTTTTGTAGCCCCTCTACAAAGGCTGTATAGCTCTCGCTGGCGATGACGGTCAGCACGTTGACATCCTGCACCCTGTCCCCCAGAGCCTCGGCATCCATGCGATTTCCGCTCTGATTGACGCACAGGCGCAGGCCGCGGCCAACTTCCTGACGCCTTTGCGTCGTGCTGTCGCTGTGCTTCAAAGTGCAGATTTGAAACACATTCGGGTTGTCCCAGCCTTCACGCAACGCGGAGTGGGAGAAGATGAAGCGCGTCGGCTCCTCAAAGGACAGCAGCCGCTCCTTGTTCCTCAAAATCAGATCATAGGCGGAAATATCATCCGACAGATCCGTTCCGCGCCTGACGGAGCTGTCGGTCATGCGCCCCTTTTTATCGATGCTGAAGTAGCCCTTATGCACCTCGTGGACACCAACCGAATCCAGGTAGGCGGTGTATTCCGGGTCGAGCAACGTCCTGTACTCGTTCATCACAGAGATATACTCCTGCTCGAAAACCCTGCCATACTCGCCCAACAGCGCATTGCCGTCCTTGTCGTACCGGCGGTATTTTGCGACCTCGTCGATAAAGAACAGGGACAGCGTTTTGATGCCCATCCCGAACAGCTCCTGTTCCTTCTCGAAGTGAGAGATGAGCGCTTCTCGAATCTGCACGCGGCGCATGTCGTCCTCCGACACATCGCCGACCACATCGCCCTTGCGCAGCTCGTCGCCGTTGGTGAAGGTCATAACGCCGGTGAACGGGTCAATCCCTGAAACGACAAAGTCCTTATACTGCTCCATCTCCCTGGAGAGGTAGTAGAGATTATCGCCCACATTCAGTTTTCTGAACTCGCGCCTGGCGCCATTGTTATGTGCCACCTCCAGCTCCAGCCGTGCCTGGGGCGGGTTCTTGGGCGACACCAAAATGTTTTCCAGATAAAGGTACCTGTCCGTGCCGCGCAGATTCTTGACCTCAAAACCCTTAACCTCGATCTTTTTGACCAGGCGCTTGTTGTACGCATCCAGCGCATCCAGCACATAGATCAGGTTGTGCTGCCTGGCGTGAGTCGCAGAGTAGAAGAGCGTAAAAAGAGGGTTGAACCTCTTCAGCGCCCTCTGTGTGGCGGAGTCCTCTTTGCCCATCTTCTGCGGCTCATCCAGAATCAATATCGGCCTGTTGGCAGCGATGACGTCGATCGGCCTGCGGGAGCCGAACTCGTCCCGTTTGGTGTAGATAATGCGCGCAGCGGCGTCGCCCTTGCGGCCTTCCACGTTCTTGTCCTCGTTCAGGGACGCGGCAAACGCCTGCGTGTTGATGATCATGACGTTGATACCCGAATTACTGGAGAAGGAATCCAGCTGATTCAGGTTGCTGCTGTTATAGATGAAGAAGCGCGCCTTCCTGCCGTAGTGCTCCATGAAGTGGTCCGCCGTGATTTCAAAGGACTTCTTCACGCCCTCACGGATGGCGATGCTCGGAACCACAACGATGAACTTGCTCCAGCCATAGCGCTTATTCAGCTCGAACAGGGTCTTGATGTAGACATAGGTCTTGCCCGTGCCGGTCTCCATCTCGATATCCAGCGAGCACCGTCCCATCGGAGCGACGAGCTGGGAGGATGGATGAATGTTGCTCTCGTTCTGAAGCGCCTGGATATTGCGCAGAATCTGCTCATCCGTCAGATGAAGCGCCTCGTTCTTAAAGCCGGAGTCATCGTTCAGGTCCTGACATTCCGCCTGGCCCCTGTCATCTTCCAGCGGTAACAAGCGTAACTGCACGTCAGGCTCCTGCCTAATCCCGATGTCACGCCTGTAGGACATGCCCGCATGGTAGGGCTGGCCTTGAAAAACTCGTGCGACGGCCTCCACGGCATCGGTCTGATACGGCTGGATTTTGAAGCTAAACTTCATCTTTGCGGCTCACCTCCCGTTCCAACATGAGAAAGCGGTCAAAATCGCTCTCATAAAGGCGATCCTGTATCATCCGATACTTTTCATATTCTGTCTCCGCATGGAGCTTTGCGTGCTCTGCGCTGATCTTACCCGGCCCGGTCAGCAGCTC containing:
- a CDS encoding DEAD/DEAH box helicase family protein, producing the protein MKFSFKIQPYQTDAVEAVARVFQGQPYHAGMSYRRDIGIRQEPDVQLRLLPLEDDRGQAECQDLNDDSGFKNEALHLTDEQILRNIQALQNESNIHPSSQLVAPMGRCSLDIEMETGTGKTYVYIKTLFELNKRYGWSKFIVVVPSIAIREGVKKSFEITADHFMEHYGRKARFFIYNSSNLNQLDSFSSNSGINVMIINTQAFAASLNEDKNVEGRKGDAAARIIYTKRDEFGSRRPIDVIAANRPILILDEPQKMGKEDSATQRALKRFNPLFTLFYSATHARQHNLIYVLDALDAYNKRLVKKIEVKGFEVKNLRGTDRYLYLENILVSPKNPPQARLELEVAHNNGARREFRKLNVGDNLYYLSREMEQYKDFVVSGIDPFTGVMTFTNGDELRKGDVVGDVSEDDMRRVQIREALISHFEKEQELFGMGIKTLSLFFIDEVAKYRRYDKDGNALLGEYGRVFEQEYISVMNEYRTLLDPEYTAYLDSVGVHEVHKGYFSIDKKGRMTDSSVRRGTDLSDDISAYDLILRNKERLLSFEEPTRFIFSHSALREGWDNPNVFQICTLKHSDSTTQRRQEVGRGLRLCVNQSGNRMDAEALGDRVQDVNVLTVIASESYTAFVEGLQKQTEAVLYDRPRKATIEYFSGRSIKLDGRTVKVDDRQARAIYQYLVRNNYVDEDDNVTREYREDLQAGNLAPLPEALKPIEEGVHALIQAIYDDSLLKAMFEDGNKPKALENPLNDRFEKAEFQKLWAAINHKYAYTVDFDSDELIRKAIAHIDNELYVSRLQYTVTSAEQREVLNADSVRERSSFHDAKSKTAVLKHAPVSRVAYDLLGKVAEGTVLTRRTVAAILQGIRPTTFAMYRDNPEEFITKVIRLIKEQKATMIVEHITYDTIEGHYDSSIFTAEKHNLTMDKAYLAKKAIQDYVFTDGTAEKSVERRFAESLDGAEEVFIYAKLPRGFYIPTPVGHYSPDWAIVFHEGKVKHIYFVAETKGTMESLNLRPIEKAKIDCAKKLFAKLSDGLVTYDHVDSYQELLNKVMQ